A region from the Rhodocyclaceae bacterium genome encodes:
- a CDS encoding tripartite tricarboxylate transporter substrate binding protein: protein MTRFRKMPGAAALLPVALLACTSAQAQVQARTADAFPARPLRMVVTFPPGGAVDIVGRILGQRLSEVLGQPVLVDNRPGGGQIIGTELVARAAADGYTLLLPSITHSINPALHAKLPYDTLRDFRAVSLVAASPQVLVATPSFPGRSVAEVIAQAKARPGQINYASSGNGSGGHLAMELFRSISRVSLVHVPYKGAGPAVVDLVGGQVQLMFTSPLAVASQVKAGKLVAIAIASAKRTDSWPDLPTVAESGVPGYEASLWYGLVAPAATPTAAITVLEQATFKAVRVPEVRDRFAQQGVDPIASTSGEFDAFLRREVDKWSTVVRASKIRLD from the coding sequence ATGACGCGTTTCCGGAAGATGCCGGGGGCTGCAGCACTGCTGCCGGTGGCGCTGCTCGCCTGCACGAGCGCACAGGCACAGGTACAGGCACGGACGGCCGACGCGTTCCCCGCACGCCCGCTGCGCATGGTGGTCACCTTCCCGCCGGGCGGCGCGGTGGACATCGTCGGCCGCATCCTTGGGCAGCGCCTGTCCGAAGTGCTCGGCCAGCCGGTGCTGGTCGACAACCGGCCCGGCGGTGGCCAGATCATCGGCACCGAGCTGGTCGCGCGCGCGGCCGCCGACGGCTACACGCTGCTGCTGCCGTCGATCACCCACTCGATCAACCCGGCGCTGCATGCGAAGCTGCCCTACGACACGCTGCGCGACTTCCGCGCGGTGTCGCTGGTCGCGGCCTCGCCGCAGGTGCTGGTGGCCACGCCGTCGTTCCCCGGGCGCAGCGTCGCCGAGGTGATCGCCCAGGCAAAGGCTCGTCCGGGACAGATCAACTACGCCTCCTCCGGCAATGGTTCGGGTGGGCACCTGGCGATGGAGCTGTTCCGGTCGATCAGCCGTGTGTCGCTGGTGCACGTGCCCTACAAGGGCGCAGGCCCTGCGGTCGTAGACCTTGTCGGCGGACAGGTGCAGCTGATGTTCACCAGCCCGCTTGCAGTCGCCTCCCAGGTCAAAGCCGGCAAGCTGGTCGCGATCGCGATCGCCAGCGCGAAGCGCACCGACTCCTGGCCAGACCTGCCGACGGTCGCAGAGTCGGGCGTCCCCGGCTACGAGGCGAGCCTCTGGTACGGACTGGTCGCACCGGCAGCCACGCCGACCGCGGCGATCACGGTGCTGGAGCAGGCCACCTTCAAGGCGGTGCGCGTACCGGAAGTGCGTGACCGGTTCGCGCAGCAGGGCGTGGATCCGATCGCCAGCACGTCCGGCGAGTTCGATGCCTTCCTGAGGCGCGAAGTCGACAAGTGGTCGACCGTGGTGCGCGCGTCGAAGATACGGCTGGACTGA
- a CDS encoding FAD-dependent oxidoreductase, which translates to MPVRRRRDIWDVAIVGGGIAGLVGALQASARGLSTVLVEAALPGGLVATVNVLEDWPSAAPESGAGLAARLAAQARLEDVSIIESRVDALLALGAGDARFELQLPGRRLRARSVLCASGARLAPLGLPGEERFHGRGWSQCAWCDGTFFRDHDVVVVGGGDSALQQALVLAPLVRSVTVAVRGQLRARHARIERASGQPNLRFAWNTVVRGLVGVDALEAVQLEQIDDGTRTELPCSGLFPFVGLLPATGWLPDTVMRDERGHVATDRDGRSSLPGLHAVGAARSGGSGDLVGAAGDAAGAIAALAQELQR; encoded by the coding sequence ATGCCGGTCAGGCGCAGGCGTGATATCTGGGACGTCGCCATTGTCGGCGGCGGCATCGCCGGCCTGGTCGGTGCACTGCAGGCGAGCGCACGCGGCCTGTCCACGGTCCTGGTCGAGGCGGCACTGCCGGGCGGCCTCGTCGCCACGGTGAACGTGCTCGAGGACTGGCCGTCGGCCGCGCCTGAATCGGGCGCCGGCCTGGCCGCGCGCCTTGCCGCGCAGGCACGGCTGGAGGACGTTTCGATCATCGAGAGCCGCGTCGATGCACTGCTCGCGCTCGGCGCCGGCGACGCCCGCTTCGAGCTGCAGTTGCCCGGCCGACGGTTGCGTGCGCGCAGCGTGCTGTGTGCCAGTGGCGCGCGGCTCGCACCGCTCGGCCTGCCCGGAGAGGAACGCTTCCATGGCCGGGGCTGGTCGCAATGCGCCTGGTGCGACGGCACGTTCTTTCGAGACCACGACGTGGTCGTGGTCGGCGGCGGCGACTCGGCGCTGCAACAGGCCCTGGTCCTGGCGCCGCTGGTGCGTTCGGTGACGGTGGCGGTGCGCGGCCAACTGCGCGCGCGGCATGCGCGCATCGAGCGCGCCAGCGGCCAGCCCAACCTGCGTTTCGCCTGGAACACCGTGGTGCGCGGGCTGGTCGGCGTCGATGCGCTGGAAGCGGTGCAGCTCGAGCAGATCGACGACGGAACCCGCACCGAACTGCCCTGCAGCGGCCTGTTCCCTTTCGTCGGGCTGCTGCCGGCCACGGGCTGGCTGCCGGACACGGTCATGCGCGATGAACGCGGCCATGTCGCGACCGACCGCGACGGACGCAGTTCGCTGCCCGGGCTGCATGCGGTCGGTGCCGCGCGCAGTGGCGGCAGCGGCGACCTGGTCGGTGCCGCAGGGGATGCAGCCGGTGCGATCGCCGCGCTTGCGCAGGAGCTGCAGCGATGA
- a CDS encoding tripartite tricarboxylate transporter substrate binding protein produces the protein MRPTQSHQACPALAPATILATALALSILPPPATAQAFPTMPVRIVVPFPPGGGTDILARLIAARMTESFGQPVLVDNRGGANGTIGAALVARATPDGHTLLVVPSGFAANPALYPALPYSNDRDFAPVSQLAASPLVLVVHPSLPARSVKELVTLAQKQPGRLDYATAGSGSPPHLATEYFKLLARVQIVHIPYKGAGPAGADVLAGQVPIYFMNLLQAMPLIRSNRLRALGVTTPKRFGALPDVPTIAEGGIDGYQFTNWYGALAPAGVPRDILARLQGEIARILNTQEVRTRLAGEGAEVVASNPEQFSAFLKAETAKFERIIREARIRATD, from the coding sequence ATGAGGCCGACGCAGAGTCACCAGGCCTGTCCGGCCCTCGCGCCGGCAACGATCCTCGCCACTGCACTGGCGCTGTCCATCCTCCCGCCCCCGGCCACCGCGCAGGCCTTCCCGACGATGCCGGTGCGTATCGTGGTGCCCTTCCCGCCCGGTGGCGGCACCGACATCCTCGCCCGGCTGATCGCCGCGCGCATGACCGAGTCATTCGGACAGCCGGTGCTTGTCGACAACCGCGGCGGCGCGAACGGCACCATCGGCGCGGCGCTGGTCGCGCGTGCCACGCCGGACGGACATACGCTGCTGGTGGTCCCCAGCGGCTTCGCGGCGAACCCGGCGCTCTACCCGGCCCTGCCCTATTCGAACGACCGGGACTTCGCACCGGTGTCGCAGCTGGCCGCCTCGCCGCTGGTGCTCGTCGTGCATCCGTCGCTGCCGGCACGATCGGTGAAGGAGCTGGTGACGCTGGCGCAGAAGCAGCCGGGTCGCCTCGACTATGCGACCGCCGGCAGCGGTTCGCCGCCGCACCTGGCCACCGAGTACTTCAAGCTTCTGGCGAGGGTGCAGATCGTGCACATCCCGTACAAGGGCGCCGGTCCGGCCGGTGCCGACGTGCTGGCCGGCCAGGTACCGATCTATTTCATGAACCTGCTGCAGGCGATGCCGCTGATCCGCTCGAACCGGCTGCGCGCGCTCGGCGTGACCACGCCGAAGCGCTTCGGCGCCCTGCCCGACGTGCCGACCATTGCCGAGGGCGGCATCGACGGCTACCAGTTCACGAACTGGTACGGCGCGCTGGCCCCGGCGGGTGTGCCCCGCGACATCCTGGCCCGGCTGCAGGGCGAGATCGCGCGCATCCTGAACACGCAGGAGGTGCGTACCCGGCTCGCGGGTGAAGGCGCAGAGGTGGTAGCCAGCAACCCGGAACAGTTCTCCGCCTTCCTCAAGGCCGAAACGGCCAAGTTCGAGCGCATCATCCGCGAAGCACGCATCCGCGCCACCGACTGA